ATTGGGGCATCACATGGAATGGTAGGAGGACACGGTGGTGTTATCAACACAGGATTTGTTGGGCAGCAGCAGAGCATTGGGCCAATCGGAGGTTCTTCATTCCGGTCTTTTGGAAACGGATTCGATGATGATTTCGGAGGCTCTTTCTCTTCCAACAACGGCGGAATCTTTGGTAATGATGATGGTATTGGATTTTCTGGGGGTCCATTCAACGCTGTTGCTGGAGACGACTTAACAGCTATCCGTGGAACAAGTGGAGGAGCCCTTATTGGTGAGGAATCTGTTGCCACTTTTGGAGGTAATGGTGGAGCTATCCTTGCTGACGACACTGCCTTTTCTTTCGGAAACAACGGTGGATCTGTCATCGGTGAAGATAATATTGGAGCTTCATTCAGTGGTAACGGAGCTGCCATCGCCACCGACGACTTTGCGACAAGCTTTGGCAATGGAATCGGACATGGAATCGGACACGGAATTGGACATGGAAACGGACACGGATTCGGCCAAGGATTCGGCCAAGGATTCATCGGGGGTCATGGTGCTGGATTCGTAC
The Argopecten irradians isolate NY chromosome 9, Ai_NY, whole genome shotgun sequence DNA segment above includes these coding regions:
- the LOC138331746 gene encoding uncharacterized protein, producing MFAFAILASVLSLSLAQRIGFYQMGGPKIPFGHRNGGFVIGGGYPMGGYRKVIHRPIIGGYHKKAHVLPIYKGAFMGGKGGMYGGYPKGGFIGASHGMVGGHGGVINTGFVGQQQSIGPIGGSSFRSFGNGFDDDFGGSFSSNNGGIFGNDDGIGFSGGPFNAVAGDDLTAIRGTSGGALIGEESVATFGGNGGAILADDTAFSFGNNGGSVIGEDNIGASFSGNGAAIATDDFATSFGNGIGHGIGHGIGHGNGHGFGQGFGQGFIGGHGAGFVQPSGIIGGHGGIMHKGFGMKKGGFIGMKKGFGGFKKGGLIGGGY